Proteins co-encoded in one Garra rufa chromosome 21, GarRuf1.0, whole genome shotgun sequence genomic window:
- the zdhhc22 gene encoding palmitoyltransferase ZDHHC22 produces MFFRMVKLRLLNTIAPAYFYTATVVTFALHFLLFTPTVFRSPDVALNPTMLVHISVFLFFMGNALGNYTMTIWYPSESANETVIPVCSPDCPDQIDAHYLLNGRHFCKVCKKVILKRDHHCFFTGNCIGNRNMRYFIMFSIYTSCCCLYSLIIGVAYLTLEYSISFENPLTFLTLLPLSTGYFFLGLISGLQFFLVIMLYVWLGIGLVSVGFCCQQLLLVARGQTWCELQKGQLSECRGDWRANLTDVFGSRWALGLVLPVQTVETVPGNWQVYHDHKHD; encoded by the exons ATGTTCTTCAGGATGGTAAAACTCCGACTACTCAACACGATTGCGCCCGCATACTTCTACACCGCGACCGTGGTCACATTCGCCCTCCACTTTCTCCTCTTCACACCCACTGTTTTCCGAAGTCCAGATGTGGCACTAAATCCCACCATGCTGGTCCACATTTCCGTCTTTCTCTTCTTCATGGGGAACGCGCTGGGTAATTACACTATGACTATATGGTACCCATCTGAGAGTGCCAATGAGACAGTGATTCCAGTCTGTTCGCCCGACTGCCCAGATCAAATTGACGCCCACTACCTTCTGAATGGACGCCACTTCTGTAAAGTGTGTAAGAAAGTGATTCTAAAACGGGACCACCATTGCTTTTTCACAGGAAACTGCATTGGAAATAGGAACATGCGCTACTTTATTATGTTCAGCATCTATACGTCCTGTTGTTGTCTGTATTCATTAATAATCGGAGTGGCGTATCTCACATTGGAATACTCCATTTCCTTTGAGAACCCACTGACGTTCCTCACTCTTCTGCCGCTGTCGACGGGTTACTTCTTCCTTG GTTTGATTTCAGGTCTCCAGTTCTTTCTGGTTATAATGCTTTATGTCTGGCTTGGTATCGGACTAGTGAGTGTCGGTTTCTGCTGTCAGCAGCTTCTACTAGTAGCCCGAGGGCAGACCTGGTGTGAGCTGCAAAAAGGCCAGTTGTCAGAGTGTCGCGGGGATTGGCGTGCCAACCTGACTGATGTTTTCGGATCCCGTTGGGCTCTCGGCCTTGTCCTTCCAGTTCAGACTGTTGAGACTGTACCTGGGAACTGGCAGGTCTACCACGATCACAAACATGACTGA
- the cipca gene encoding CLOCK-interacting pacemaker a produces the protein MGNKRKASNEVDRDSDASSGYFSALDQTDFEDLGPTRTATQSMPTAPQVPFIPGSHPGVSPMIVMNNLVLKQPNSVTPALKPWSLNASLDVVPQSPLLFLQPVMAAGDCTGQSFDKQKHSRKHVPMQNTFAKTTPHIAQGSTLDESPSAIHKRSNHSHGGRHQRRRYDEKPFHSSSLKHEVPETFKDYPNIASLGDIAHSVEDIGVENSSSRLSDLQEPHTTTLPFSLCTDSFLASFPQKSPTTSVNQSSDVESIPEALSPSSSKRKRFCNTYNILNRSGLLGITLRTKELIRQNKRSQAQLQSLQAQTDLFLEAIYSGDPKVWMKLQVILQNSGNREETPVDSLVDSVRGSEQDVTDVGCMV, from the exons ATGGGCAACAAACGGAAAGCCTCTAATGAGGTCGACAGAGACTCAG ATGCCAGCTCAGGATATTTTAGTGCTTTGGACCAGACAGACTTTGAAGACCTGGGACCAACCAGAACTGCAACACAAAGCATGCCGACAGCCCCTCAGGTGCCTTTCATTCCTGGCTCGCATCCAGGCGTCTCTCCCATGATCGTTATGAACAACCTCGTCCTCAAACAG CCCAACTCCGTGACCCCTGCGTTAAAACCCTGGAGCTTAAACGCTTCACTAGATGTGGTTCCTCAGTCCCCGCTGCTTTTCCTGCAGCCAGTCATGGCAGCTGGTGACTGTACCGGCCAAAGCTTTGACAAGCAGAAACATTCAAGAAAGCATGTTCCCATGCAAAACACCTTTGCAAAAACCACCCCACATATTGCACAAGGGTCAACACTCGACGAAAGTCCCAGTGCTATCCATAAGAGATCAAACCACAGTCATGGTGGAAGACATCAACGACGGCGTTACGATGAGAAACCTTTCCACAGTTCCTCTTTGAAACACGAAGTACCAGAGACATTCAAAGATTACCCCAATATCGCTTCTTTGGGAGACATTGCTCACTCTGTTGAAGACATAGGGGTGGAAAACTCCTCATCCAGACTTTCTGACCTTCAGGAGCCCCACACCACCACTTTACCATTCTCACTTTGCACTGACTCCTTCCTCGCTTCCTTCCCTCAAAAGAGTCCCACTACTTCAGTCAACCAGAGCAGTGATGTGGAGAGTATCCCAGAGGCCCTTTCTCCAAGCTCCAGCAAACGCAAACGCTTCTGCAATACTTACAATATCTTGAATCGGTCAGGCCTGCTGGGCATCACACTGCGCACAAAGGAACTAATTCGACAAAATAAACGCTCCCAGGCCCAACTTCAAAGTCTGCAGGCTCAGACTGACCTCTTCTTGGAGGCCATATATAGTGGAGATCCTAAAGTCTGGATGAAGTTGCAAGTTATCCTCCAGAACTCTGGAAACCGTGAGGAGACGCCAGTGGACTCACTGGTGGACTCTGTAAGGGGTTCGGAGCAGGATGTCACAGATGTGGGTTGTATGGTGTAG